From Theileria annulata chromosome 1, complete sequence, *** SEQUENCING IN PROGRESS ***, one genomic window encodes:
- a CDS encoding uncharacterized protein (Tap349e08.q2ks7.cand.22 - score = 22.20) — MPNSFSHIYNNFVKYLNLIYRNKGSHSRLGLVNCIIFGPIKFYNHETKERKSKTKPSFNFGSLNIRFQTKLPEYLSNIIAYAESDNKGCCSETESKEYVLTDRAFEKIKFEIETYEVVLFMKGTAKEPACGFSRQALDILKTLKVDTIRTVNVLQDEDVRNGIKAYSKYPYIPQLYVRGKFVGGLEKISKMFSDGSLEKLLRDG; from the exons ATGCCAAATTCTTTTTCTcacatttataataattttgtaaaatactTGAACCTCATTTATAGAAACAAAGGATCGCATTCAAGGCTTGGACTAGTTAactgtataatatttggaCCAATTAAATTCTATAACCATGAAACTAAAGAACGCAAATCAAAAACAAAACCTTCTTTCAATTTTGGCTCACTTAATATTCGCTTCCAAACTAAACTACCAGAATATCTGTCAAATATTATAGCATATGCTGAATCGGATAATAAAGGTTGCTGTAGTGAAACAGAATCTAAG GAATATGTTCTAACCGATAGGGCATTTGAGAAG ataaaatttgaaattgaaaCTTATGAAGTTGTTTTATTTATGAAAGGAACAGCTAAGGAACCTGCTTGTGGATTCAGTAGACAGGCGTTGGATATCCTAAAG aCACTCAAAGTCGACACCATTAGAACTGTAAATGTTCTACAAGACGAAGATGTTAGAAATGGAATAAAGGCATATTCAAAATACCCTTACATACCACAACTCTACGTCAGAGGTAAATTTGTAGGAGGCCtagaaaaaatttcaaaaatgTTTTCCGATGGAAGTCTTGAAAAACTTCTAAGAGATGGATAA
- a CDS encoding uncharacterized protein (Tap349e08.q2ks7.C.cand.101 - score = 24.57), translating to MDSNLKSALKKHFSNYEMLMCDINGLFGKYHNFSCSMSTSFDCHRLNISGTVPYTFSGFTLNAPLLIQVFSDYPFSCPSFFVPSRNTKIVKNHPNVDLRGNVTLKYLDEWNHTSKLVQAVDHLCYAFSKISPIITFSNSPETILKSQFTQSPPEVTNQPMPENLFAKHKLSDRDRNLVEHAHQNILTLLKKTREDVIKQYNFNMKKYELHRKILLNWVEALLELNIVNLKMDEVEGKLENEMNTDALEKAESLQDEVSDLVRNLTNSRQILSSLEHGDLEIEQVVKFKDPDSEK from the exons ATGGATTCTAACCTTAAATCGGCTTTGAAAAAACATTTCAGCAATTATGAAATGCTCATGTGTGACATTAATGGCTTGTTTGGGAAATATCACAACTTTTCATGCTCGATGA GTACCTCGTTCGATTGCCACAGGCTTAACATTTCAGGAACTGTCCCTTATACATTTTCTGGCTTTACCCTCAATGCTCCCTTGCTAATCCAGGTTTTCTCTGATTACCCGTTCAGTTGTCCTTCGTTCTTCGTTCCAAGCCGTAATACaaaaatagttaaaaatCACCCTAACGTTGACCTTCGTGGGAACGTAACTCTTAAGTACCTGGATGAATGGAACCACACCAGCAAACTT GTACAAGCTGTTGATCACTTGTGTTATGCCTTTAGCAAAATTTCACCTATTATTACGTTTTCAAACTCACCTGAGactattttaaaatctcaATTCACGCAATCCCCTCCTGAAGTTACTAACCAGCCAATGCCTGAAAATCTATTTGCTAAACATAAGTTATCGGATAGAGATCGGAACCTGGTGGAGCACGCTCACCAGAATATCTTAACCTTGCTTAAGAAGACAAGAGAAGATGTTATCAAACAGTACAATTTCAACATGAAGAAGTACGAACTTCACAGGAAAATACTTCTGAACTGGGTCGAAGCTCTTTTAGAGCTAAACATCgtgaatttaaaaatggatGAAGTTGAG gGTAAGCTTGAGAATGAGATGAACACTGATGCTCTTGAAAAGGCTGAAAGTTTACAGGATGAAGTCTCCGATTTGGTCAGGAATCTCACCAACTCTAGGCAAATTCTCTCATCACTTGAGCACGGAGACTTGGAAATTGAACAGGTTGTAAAATTCAAGGATCCTGACTCAGAAAAGTAA
- a CDS encoding mitochondrial inner membrane protein, putative (Tap349e08.q2ks7.cand.21 - score = 16.44), protein MGDYLNVGSINPNLEILEKKKSQSKSDILGGNLSSRQLYLTGYGRHWGEKLTYSVGLAYGSGILCGGSFGLLKGISKGGATTKLFVNSILNNCSTYGPKLGNRLGCLTIIYCGINSLVKTIRGSDESDKYSAPIAGLLSGAVYKISGPLKATAKYSLGTGLVFTAIDYALRNSFI, encoded by the exons atggGAGACTATTTAAATGTAGGTAGTATAAATCCAAATTTGGAAATTCTTGAAAAAAAGAAATCGCAGTCGAAATCGGACATCCTAGGAGGAAATTTGTCGAGTCGCcaattatatttaacaG GATATGGAAGACATTGGGgagaaaaattaacatattcAGTAGGTTTAGCCTACGGATCtg GAATCCTATGCGGAGGTTCATTTGGATTACTAAAGGGAATTTCAAAGGGAGGAGCAACGAccaaattatttgtaaacTCAATTCTAAATAATTGCAGTACATATGGCCCGAAATTAGGGAATAGACTAGGATGCCTtactataatatattgtgGAATAAATAGTCTTGTAAAGACAATAAGAGGCTCAGACGAGAGTGACAAGTACAGTGCTCCAATAGCTGGTCTTCTCTCAGGAGCAGTTTATAAGATTTCAGGCCCACTTAAGGCAACGGCAAAGTACTCACTGGGCACTGGACTAGTTTTCACAGCCATAGATTACGCATTAAGAAACTCTTTCatctaa
- a CDS encoding ubiquitin conjugating enzyme, putative (Tap349e08.q2ks7.cand.20 - score = 36.25), translating to MYMESREHLRLKRELKDIENENDSTVEAYVVDDNIFKWKGHILGPPGTPYEGGHFTLDISIPEDYPYSPPAIKFETKIWHPNISSETGAICLDILKSEWSPALTIRTALISIQALLSAPEPDDPQDAQVANMYKRNYQEFENTAKLWTSTFARSRDESREGKISLLLEIGIDRESAVRALEENGWDTTVAINRLMDG from the exons ATGTATATGGAATCCCGGGAACATTTACGTCTAAAAAGA GAACTCAAAGATATAGAAAACGAAAATGACTCAACAGTTGAGGCATATGTAGTAGATGATAACATTTTCAAGTGGAAAGGGCACATACTCGGACCT cCTGGAACGCCTTATGAAGGAGGTCATTTTACTTTGGATATATCTATTCCAGAAGATTACCCATACAGTCCGCCCGCG ATAAAATTCGAGACTAAAATATGGCACCCTAACATATCAAGTGAAACTGGAGCTATATGTCTAGATATTCTAAAGAGTGAATGGAGCCCAGCACTGACAATTAGGACCGCTCTAATATCAATCCAAGCACTACTTTCAGCACCTGAACCag ATGACCCTCAAGACGCACAAGTTGCTAACATGTATAAAAGAAACTACCAAGAGTTCGAAAATACAGCAAA GCTGTGGACGAGTACCTTTGCAAGAAGTCGAGATGAAAGTCGAGAGGGGAAG ATTAGTTTACTTTTGGAAATTGGAATTGATCGAGAATCGGCAGTG AGAGCGCTGGAAGAGAACGGATGGGATACGACAGTGGCAATTAATAGACTTATGGATGGATAA
- a CDS encoding uncharacterized protein (Tap349e08.q2ks7.C.cand.102 - score = 113.52), which yields MKRICSSCIPSSRVSKRNPDNDENNDDQNTKRKKTDKSSECKDCYVEILLDFPGRLCSSGYNVHSSTHTAATNNTHQLSTELDFKNCTKNDDSKSDNKDLEVEISLEVKDDSYKDSQVYSFNPASGQERPELEVVNLSNTKELVKSEPEVKEVKNVYNKSESTMCKDEFINKYDEENSDNDSFFTESKKIYEQLLMTYNSSSKSSDTKSKSKEDRSENNKNSDTKTENTNTANMSNTNKFITKNRTKSTNNAVNNIANDSATNYTSSTASNVSDDSSNASTTDALDSGANNTTPNNNISKQLKKETEKVENNLRARIKETLENEIEVNDIVKFNTYICNLNNNPMINNFFNEFSDTTNTTSSNTLDSYGNSTILQRSTPNEQFDDLNSDPKRRMSDPEGHELVLRDNLMESEPMDERKPIGVEVLEDNLRLENTFEPELVIEDLRFKPKPVLEDKIPEAKESSTSEVLVLDKVLEQVVNGNKNEMAVKKSKVGEFKLKRTQVESNNISNDQRETNNISNDLRAESNNVSNDRGESSNFNLYNSVNDRKMEPNGLTSSNIANHNINQNVNHNNLGMNGVNMGRRIEEEDYNNICTPKNKKIGTINLKGLEMIKSNSDKLIKTINYTLNKRNKRSYNGTNNNNGKRKRYILINPNNYDPNNNHVANNSTYSKDIVMNKLKNRGRTHHNPMDSARMGMDDKVPERNCSSEMWNDDINVIIYRKMKLGYGSFSTVSLALLRFINQKTQHNENETVTNDANSTANTSTLHSNVTSVSDKMEKKRIYECAIKNINNNYGEMSRYQYIREKEMMLHYNQNVLKPISYRILYNNNNDKIYQLLLPRAKGDLLSMLIKLIIYRTNTINNKGSFSTFGKSNFNTSGNGNFNNIGNNESNEKRNKWKFYGLFIIEIKYILIQIINSIIYIHNCFQGNILRHTDIKLNNILVFCSEEDKYNPLKWQLNLSDFGSSILLQPNNFINNIQNIVASTQPSNIAKTTAQYSGTVKLNDDDDIFNYHMKEYIEQMNTQLLSYNIGTLKYNSPETLLYDEFLNKRINNNRLLLDYFYTNNNESSDPFFDKENSASQASDGNWSDKDNSQLEPLKIDDNGLKNVNEMVEINNVRYIKISNKSDIWSLGIIITELVKYMIHYDFNNLGDLTNVNLFNLYITDNIECDLNFKVNENINNTSRFKSDVNRINTDILTSNLNRLNTDGFKSGSRIEPRTVPKTNKFSPKRSTANIRHNMPRVGSLKENHRASSSKGSNIKNILYNNIGNGIFYKNKDKLLVDEENKLLSTYINNVCNNEFKVRRSRLLKLIDSKLYPNHDDREFDGSRCDDQELEDKDVSLPHDYSQESLPDDSSKVQYDLLINLLTNLLSYYPSERLNSIEILGHEFFTNSRNIFQLIDHNNKTFVNKYYNLYENINSSDVNLYDDKYSYSWYKGPLYYYIYISNSSLTATVQDSPEDSLKMIIYNLEYEMLMSKSKELYGDEFIIYKILKKLKIQNNFNYRQITSTYTSHLLSRELYLLNRHKYQLE from the coding sequence atgaaaagaaTATGTTCCTCATGCATACCTTCAAGTAGAGTTTCAAAGAGAAACCCTGACAATGACGAAAATAATGATGATCAAAACACTAAAAGGAAAAAAACTGATAAATCATCAGAATGTAAAGATTGTTATGTTGAAATACTCTTGGATTTTCCTGGCAGATTATGTAGCAGCGGGTATAATGTACATAGTTCTACCCACACTGCTGCAACAAATAATACACATCAACTTTCAACTGAGttagattttaaaaattgcACTAAAAACGATGACTCCAAATCTGATAACAAAGATCTGGAAGTGGAAATTAGTCTGGAAGTGAAAGATGATTCATATAAAGATTCTCAAGTGTACTCGTTTAATCCAGCAAGTGGCCAGGAACGTCCTGAGTTGGAGGTggtaaatttatcaaacaCAAAGGAATTAGTTAAGTCGGAACCAGAAGTAAAGGAagttaaaaatgtatataataaaagcGAGTCCACGATGTGTAAAGATgagtttattaataaatatgatgaagaaaattcaGATAATGACAGTTTTTTTACAgaatctaaaaaaatttatgaacAGCTGTTAATGACGTACAATTCTTCGTCAAAATCGAGTGACACGAAATCGAAATCAAAGGAGGACAGAAGtgaaaataacaaaaattcCGATACAAAAACAGAAAATACTAACACCGCCAACATGAGTAATAcgaataaatttataaccAAAAATAGAACTAAATCAACTAACAATGcagttaataatattgcAAACGATTCAGCTACGAATTATACGTCAAGTACTGCCTCAAATGTATCTGACGACAGTTCAAACGCCTCTACTACTGACGCACTTGATTCCGGGGCTAATAACACAACTCCGAACAACAATATCTCTAAACAATTAAAGAAGGAGACTGAAAAGGTTGAAAATAACCTGCGTGCAAGGATAAAGGAAACTTTGGAAAACGAAATTGAAGTGAACGACATCGTAAAGTTTAATACTTATATTTGTAACCTGAACAACAATCCGATGATTAATAACTTTTTCAATGAGTTTAGTGATACAACTAACACTACGAGCAGTAACACATTGGACTCGTATGGCAACAGCACCATTCTGCAAAGAAGCACGCCGAATGAACAGTTTGATGATTTGAACTCGGACCCGAAAAGAAGAATGTCAGACCCTGAAGGTCATGAATTGGTATTAAGAGATAATTTAATGGAATCTGAACCAATGGATGAGCGTAAACCAATTGGAGTTGAAGTGTTAGAGGATAATTTGAGACTTGAAAACACGTTTGAACCGGAGTTGGTAATAGAAGATCTTCGTTTTAAACCCAAACCAGTATTAGAGGATAAGATACCAGAAGCAAAAGAGTCCAGTACCTCAGAAGTGCTTGTACTAGACAAGGTGTTGGAACAAGTTGTAAACGGAAATAAGAATGAAATGGCTGTTAAAAAGAGTAAAGTTGGTGAATTCAAACTTAAAAGAACACAAGTGGAATCCAATAACATATCTAATGATCAAAGagaaacaaataatatatctAATGATCTTAGAGCTGAGTCCAATAATGTATCTAATGATCGAGGAGAATCcagtaattttaatttgtacAATAGTGTAAATGATCGCAAAATGGAACCAAATGGTCTAACTAGCTCAAACATCGCTAATCACAACATTAACCAGAATGTTAACCACAACAATTTAGGAATGAACGGTGTGAATATGGGTCGGAGGATAGAGGAGGAAGATTATAATAACATTTGTACACCAAAGAATAAAAAGATTGGAACAATAAACTTAAAGGGGCTAGAGATGATAAAGTCAAACTCGGACAAGTTGATTAAgacaataaattatacattAAATAAGAGGAATAAGAGGAGTTATAATGGTACCAACAATAATAACGGAAAGAGGAAAAGGTATATATTAATCAACCCTAATAATTATGACCCTAATAATAACCATGTTGCTAATAACTCGACATATTCAAAAGATATAGTAATGAATAAACTAAAGAATCGTGGAAGAACACACCATAACCCGATGGATTCTGCGAGGATGGGAATGGATGACAAAGTACCCGAGAGAAACTGCTCAAGCGAGATGTGGAATGATGATATAAACgttattatatataggAAGATGAAGCTAGGATATGGTTCCTTTTCCACAGTATCTTTGGCACTGTTaagatttattaatcaGAAAACCCAACATAACGAAAATGAAACTGTAACTAATGATGCAAATTCGACAGCTAATACAAGCACACTACACAGTAACGTAACTTCTGTCTCAGATAAAATGGAGAAGAAAAGAATATACGAATGTGCcataaagaatataaacaaTAACTATGGAGAAATGTCCAGGTATCAATACATTCGAGAAAAGGAAATGATGCTACACTATAACCAAAATGTACTAAAACCAATCAGTTACAggattttatataataacaataacGATAAGATTTATCAACTGCTGTTGCCAAGAGCAAAAGGTGATTTACTCTCAATGCtcattaaattaatcatatATCGGACCAACACCATTAATAACAAGGGTAGTTTTAGCACCTTTGGTAAGAGTAATTTTAACACTAGTGGTAACGGCAATTTCAACAACATTGGTAACAATGAATCAAATGAAAAGAGAAATAAATGGAAGTTTTATGGACTGTTTATAATTGAGATAAAGTATATACTGATACAGATAATAAATAGCAtcatatatatacataacTGCTTCCAAGGTAACATACTGAGACACACTGACATAAAGCTCAATAACATACTGGTGTTTTGCTCGGAAGAGGACAAGTACAACCCCCTGAAGTGGCAGTTGAACCTGTCGGACTTCGGATCATCGATACTTTTGCAGCCAAACAACTTCATCAATAACATTCAGAACATCGTTGCAAGTACACAGCCATCCAACATTGCAAAGACCACAGCACAATACTCTGGGACCGTAAAATTGAACGATGATGATGACATTTTCAACTATCACATGAAGGAGTATATAGAACAAATGAACACACAGTTACTGTCGTATAACATTGGGACACTGAAGTATAACTCACCAGAGACGCTCCTGTATGACGAGTTTCTTAACAAGAGAATTAATAACAACAGGTTACTGCTAGACTATTTCTACACTAACAACAATGAGAGCTCGGACCCGTTTTTTGATAAGGAGAATTCGGCAAGTCAGGCAAGTGATGGGAACTGGAGTGATAAAGATAACTCACAATTGGAACCGCTGAAAATTGATGATAACGGCCTTAAAAATGTGAATGAAATGGTGGagataaataatgttagATACATCAAGATAAGTAACAAGAGCGATATATGGTCACTGGGTATCATAATAACTGAGCTGGTCAAGTATATGATACACTACGATTTCAACAACCTGGGGGACTTGACCAACGTCAACCTGTTCAACCTATACATCACCGACAATATCGAATGTGATTTAAACTTTAAAGTcaatgaaaatataaacaacACATCCAGATTCAAAAGTGATGTAAACAGAATTAATACTGATATTTTAACGAGTAATTTAAACAGACTTAATACTGATGGATTTAAGTCGGGTTCTAGAATTGAACCTAGAACTGTTCCAAAAACTAACAAATTTAGCCCTAAACGCAGTACTGCCAACATCAGGCATAACATGCCGAGAGTTGGAAGTTTAAAGGAGAACCATAGAGCAAGTAGTTCTAAAGGTTCCAATATCAAGAACATactgtataataatataggAAATGgaattttttacaaaaataaagataaacTGCTGGTGGATGAAGAGAATAAGCTCTTGTCGACTTACATTAACAATGTGTGCAATAACGAGTTCAAAGTGCGTAGGTCAAGGCTTCTGAAACTAATTGACTCTAAGCTTTATCCCAACCATGATGATCGAGAGTTTGATGGTTCCAGGTGCGATGACCAAGAGTTGGAAGATAAGGATGTGTCGTTACCCCATGACTATTCCCAAGAATCACTTCCAGATGATAGTTCCAAGGTGCAATATGATCTACTGATAAACTTATTGACCAATTTGTTATCATACTATCCTAGCGAAAGACTAAACTCCATAGAAATACTCGGACATGAGTTCTTCACCAATAGTAGGAATATATTTCAACTGATCGACcacaataataaaacttTCGTCAATAAATACTACAATTTGTATGAAAATATCAACTCTAGCGACGTTAATTTATACGACGACAAGTACAGTTACTCATGGTACAAGGGTCCTTTATACTATTACATTTACATCTCAAATAGTAGTTTGACTGCAACAGTCCAGGACAGTCCTGAAGACAGTTTGAAGatgattatttataatCTAGAGTATGAAATGCTAATGAGCAAGTCGAAGGAATTGTACGGTGACGAgtttatcatttataaaattctcAAGAAGTTAAAGATTCAAAACAACTTCAATTACCGTCAAATCACTAGTACTTACACTTCCCACTTGTTATCTCGTGAGTTGTACTTGCTCAACCGGCATAAATATCAACTAGAGTGA
- a CDS encoding Tpr-related protein family member, putative (Tap349e08.q2ks7.cand.19 - score = 33.28;~9 probable transmembrane helices predicted for TA06745 by TMHMM2.0 at aa 29-51, 72-94, 99-121, 126-148, 163-185, 253-275, 539-561, 582-604 and 609-631): protein MMLNIRLVYSASPYALMRFKLPENLFSVFVRVMASALELWCLPSMTIGNIIDFIRKQDMDDETKKWLFTYQSIFWSWANFATFGILWIVYVIGGDQGNVTAFYWVIAASGFVFGINMVMVYAMEFWYLPYYMVGENSFPMVTSLMHYVSTSIFGNRRKYDSDYIVVYVDIVISLAISFVAAVLWTCCYYSGTQGYPPKDSNQKDCVTLKLETKTGGTATELTYSIGTDYGNKDVFGAHIKTTGDKCKYQGIPYYLYLVPPSLMVLVGMGLVYTIYPGIAPGMIVPFYLVDKIEMILLIATAFPPVIIKLVPVFDERFDPYVLKGSWGVYHKKVCKAGDEQDPGPTGCPEYTEKIKSIKLAISNSGTGGNIHTITLSDGGSGSAGVLSTSNAINLATNGTGTLTIKIPGGEIALKELSIGTGNKLTIKSGNSKVSVTKMTWGQEEPVMLNETAALTTSGKTLTINSGGGGTDATINITGDTNVELNYSGGTSEITISGSAIDALGARLIATDELHDNHKTDKCCLYGKVYKWSDEHPNAVYWNIFNILMPLQICLASIFIYSIHYRDSLIARVIVNQPKMSTALSILFYMCHEILLAVGFPGIASDDDVLLPMQLVGAFLMVLLAFYSIGYITEYKRHDPSQWPTTGMTKWNALCYWLKMASKIKIKI from the coding sequence ATGATGCTTAACATTCGACTTGTATATAGTGCTTCACCATACGCACTCATGAGGTTCAAGTTACCAGAGAATCTGTTCAGTGTATTTGTAAGGGTTATGGCCAGTGCTTTAGAACTTTGGTGCCTCCCTAGTATGACAATTGGTAACATTATAGACTTTATTAGAAAACAAGATATGGATGATGAAACTAAAAAGTGGCTCTTTACCTACCAATCTATATTTTGGTCATGGGCCAATTTTGCCACATTCGGCATTTTGTGGATTGTCTATGTTATTGGTGGTGATCAGGGTAATGTTACAGCCTTCTACTGGGTTATCGCAGCTTCCGGCTTTGTTTTCGGTATTAATATGGTTATGGTGTATGCTATGGAATTTTGGTATCTTCCATACTATATGGTAGGTGAAAACTCATTTCCAATGGTTACATCATTAATGCATTATGTTAGTACATCAATCTTTGGTAATCGTAGGAAATATGATTCTGACTACATCGTAGTATATGTGGATATTGTTATCTCATTAGCAATTTCTTTTGTTGCAGCAGTTCTATGGACCTGTTGCTATTACTCTGGAACACAAGGATACCCACCCAAGGATTCTAATCAAAAGGACTGTGTAACACTCAAACTTGAAACCAAAACAGGAGGCACTGCTACTGAACTGACATACTCCATAGGAACTGATTATGGTAATAAGGATGTTTTTGGTGCTCACATAAAGACCACAGGTGATAAGTGTAAGTATCAGGGCATTCCATACTATTTATACTTGGTACCTCCAAGTCTTATGGTCCTCGTTGGTATGGGACTAGTATATACCATATATCCTGGTATAGCACCTGGTATGATTGTACCATTCTATCTAGTTGATAAGATTGAGATGATACTCCTAATAGCTACTGCATTTCCACCAGTCATCATCAAACTAGTTCCAGTATTTGATGAACGCTTTGATCCGTATGTACTGAAGGGTAGTTGGGGTGTCTATCACAAAAAGGTATGTAAAGCTGGTGATGAACAAGATCCAGGACCCACTGGTTGTCCAGAATATACTGAGAAAATCAAAAGTATTAAACTAGCCATTTCCAATAGTGGTACTGGTGGTAATATCCATACAATAACCCTCAGTGATGGTGGTAGTGGTAGTGCTGGTGTACTAAGTACTTCCAATGCTATCAATCTCGCCACTAATGGCACAGGTACCCTAACCATCAAAATTCCTGGTGGTGAAATAGCACTCAAAGAACTTTCTATAGGCACTGGTAATAAACTGACAATCAAAAGTGGTAATTCTAAGGTATCTGTTACTAAAATGACATGGGGTCAAGAAGAGCCTGTTATGCTCAACGAAACTGCTGCCCTTACCACCAGCGGTAAAACACTGACAATCAACAGTGGTGGTGGTGGCACAGATGCCACTATTAACATCACTGGTGATACTAATGTTGAACTAAATTACAGCGGTGGCACTAGTGAGATCACAATCAGTGGTAGTGCCATCGATGCTCTTGGTGCCCGTTTAATAGCTACTGATGAACTACATGACAATCACAAAACTGATAAGTGCTGTTTATATGGTAAAGTCTATAAATGGTCAGATGAACATCCTAATGCAGTCTACTGGAATATCTTTAATATTCTCATGCCACTTCAGATCTGTCTCGCTTccatattcatatattcaATTCATTATAGAGATTCGTTGATTGCTCGTGTTATTGTTAATCAACCTAAGATGTCTACTGCACTAAGTATCTTGTTTTATATGTGTCATGAAATATTGCTTGCTGTAGGTTTTCCAGGAATAGCTTCTGACGATGATGTTCTATTACCAATGCAACTGGTAGGTGCATTCCTTATGGTACTCCTAGCCTTCTATTCCATAGGCTATATAACAGAATATAAGCGGCACGACCCTTCCCAGTGGCCAACAACGGGCATGACAAAGTGGAATGCCCTGTGTTACTGGTTAAAGATGGCgagtaaaattaaaataaaaatttaa